A portion of the Magnetococcales bacterium genome contains these proteins:
- a CDS encoding SPOR domain-containing protein: MDTGTKIDAGRYTVRRPFGKWALGSVYLAEETGTGRMLVLRALPDLFSAADTAFFEKFEKVVADIAKLSVHPGVSPSLGHLYDAGQKRRFLLSSYEDGVTLGTLRAGRSGGVLPPSEALELVKKIAVVLNHAHLEGVCHRNLNPGNVIIMASGEVRLVNFGLAYALRALAWSRGVDFDQKILQEQVPYASPEQYVVKSAGMGQARNTLLFAEHGGARFLGQTPDSGGDIYALAVMFYEMVSGQLPFSDEDRRALSAARWRGEGPVPKPLAMLSDEQNMILERALHWDPRQRLASAMAFIHAMTPSIEGSASAPSAPTRIAVPKAQDEADQPTEAGIPVSAEGVDQESKQKSDALSEEDALPESGHGSGEDQERRTSSGKATSLAREAAWYQTPESPDDMEIRADIQKQAAAEAVMETRQGTTLWPWILLAMAIVLGVGGVAWWAMDEGDSGAGVVEFAETTVAGEDQSASESAIRDLSTPGDATEAEGYRTGQSMARDIDAENKVTAESRVPPGEPRMPPNDQKVALRLPTGEQKGEARLPSGEQKGEARLPSGEQKGEARLPSGEQKGEARLPLGEQKGEARLPSGEQKGELRLPSVDQAADLEREKRRAGAMEQQVTTLRLQLDEHAGALEREKRRASALERQVQTLQQQLTDQERRSVTPAMESATGSAIVGAENSAGEEQLRAMNSLRQRLAETEERLQRAQSAEKRVAELEARLRQVQTAAEKVVEPGRSGGHGQGGFIVQLTSHSEQAEADALVRQVNQIRFRDRPLPVFGRRVKMGETTWFRVGVGPFASRQEAEQVVTLMQERIKATGFVVPAE; this comes from the coding sequence ATGGACACTGGAACGAAGATCGACGCGGGGCGATACACAGTCCGCCGTCCGTTTGGCAAGTGGGCGCTGGGTTCCGTTTATTTGGCGGAGGAGACGGGAACGGGACGCATGCTGGTGCTGCGTGCTCTCCCGGACCTTTTTTCTGCTGCCGATACGGCTTTTTTTGAAAAATTTGAAAAAGTTGTTGCGGATATTGCGAAGCTTTCGGTGCATCCGGGTGTCTCACCCTCTCTGGGTCACCTGTACGATGCCGGGCAAAAGCGGCGTTTTCTGCTTTCTTCTTACGAGGACGGTGTCACGCTTGGCACGTTGCGGGCCGGTCGTTCGGGAGGGGTCCTGCCCCCCTCTGAAGCCCTGGAACTGGTCAAGAAAATCGCCGTCGTTTTGAACCATGCCCATCTCGAAGGGGTTTGTCATCGCAATCTCAATCCGGGCAATGTCATCATCATGGCCAGTGGTGAGGTACGACTGGTCAATTTCGGGTTGGCTTATGCTCTGCGTGCCCTGGCCTGGAGCCGGGGAGTGGATTTTGACCAGAAAATATTGCAGGAACAGGTTCCTTATGCCTCTCCGGAACAGTATGTGGTCAAGAGTGCCGGCATGGGGCAGGCCCGGAATACGCTCCTCTTCGCAGAACACGGCGGTGCCCGCTTTCTGGGGCAAACCCCGGACTCGGGTGGCGATATCTATGCCCTGGCAGTGATGTTTTATGAAATGGTCTCGGGTCAACTGCCCTTTTCGGATGAGGATCGACGTGCCCTGAGTGCGGCCCGTTGGCGTGGTGAAGGACCCGTGCCAAAACCCCTGGCCATGTTGAGCGATGAGCAAAACATGATCCTGGAACGGGCGCTGCACTGGGATCCACGCCAGCGTCTGGCCTCGGCCATGGCTTTTATCCATGCGATGACCCCTTCCATTGAAGGATCGGCATCCGCCCCGTCAGCTCCGACAAGAATTGCCGTACCAAAGGCGCAGGATGAGGCAGATCAGCCGACAGAGGCAGGTATCCCGGTGTCAGCCGAAGGGGTTGACCAGGAGTCGAAACAAAAATCGGATGCTCTTTCCGAAGAGGATGCGTTGCCTGAATCCGGCCATGGATCGGGCGAGGACCAAGAGCGGCGGACATCCTCTGGAAAAGCCACATCCCTGGCACGTGAAGCCGCGTGGTACCAGACTCCGGAATCCCCGGACGATATGGAGATCCGTGCGGATATTCAAAAGCAAGCCGCGGCTGAAGCAGTCATGGAAACGCGGCAGGGAACGACTCTTTGGCCCTGGATCCTTCTGGCCATGGCCATCGTTCTTGGCGTGGGTGGTGTTGCCTGGTGGGCCATGGATGAGGGGGATTCCGGGGCCGGTGTCGTGGAGTTTGCCGAGACAACAGTTGCAGGAGAGGACCAATCTGCTTCTGAGTCGGCTATCAGGGATCTTTCCACTCCAGGGGATGCCACGGAGGCGGAGGGGTATCGTACCGGGCAGAGCATGGCAAGAGATATCGACGCCGAAAATAAAGTGACAGCCGAATCGCGTGTGCCGCCGGGTGAACCGCGTATGCCGCCGAATGATCAAAAGGTTGCATTGCGTCTGCCGACGGGTGAGCAGAAGGGTGAAGCGCGTCTGCCGTCGGGTGAGCAGAAGGGTGAAGCGCGTCTGCCGTCGGGTGAGCAGAAGGGTGAAGCGCGTCTGCCGTCAGGTGAGCAGAAGGGTGAAGCGCGTCTGCCGTTGGGTGAGCAGAAAGGTGAAGCGCGTTTGCCGTCGGGTGAACAGAAGGGAGAACTGCGGTTACCGTCAGTTGACCAGGCAGCCGATCTGGAACGGGAAAAGCGGCGGGCAGGAGCCATGGAACAACAGGTGACAACCCTGCGGCTACAGTTGGATGAACATGCGGGCGCTCTGGAACGGGAAAAACGCCGGGCAAGTGCCTTGGAACGGCAGGTGCAAACCCTGCAACAGCAGTTGACGGATCAGGAACGCCGGTCGGTGACGCCAGCAATGGAATCAGCAACGGGTAGCGCCATCGTGGGGGCCGAAAACAGTGCCGGAGAAGAACAACTCCGGGCCATGAATTCCCTCCGCCAACGTCTGGCAGAGACGGAAGAACGTCTGCAACGGGCACAATCTGCCGAGAAACGGGTGGCGGAATTGGAAGCACGGCTCCGTCAGGTACAGACTGCGGCGGAAAAAGTGGTTGAACCGGGTCGCAGCGGCGGGCATGGGCAGGGTGGGTTCATCGTGCAGTTGACATCCCACTCCGAACAGGCGGAAGCCGATGCCCTGGTCCGGCAGGTGAACCAGATTCGTTTTCGGGATCGTCCCCTGCCGGTGTTCGGTCGGCGGGTCAAAATGGGGGAGACAACCTGGTTTCGAGTGGGGGTTGGTCCCTTTGCCAGTCGTCAGGAGGCCGAACAGGTCGTCACCCTGATGCAGGAACGCATCAAGGCCACCGGCTTTGTGGTGCCTGCCGAATGA
- a CDS encoding GGDEF domain-containing protein, producing the protein MGIILNLKNRSLESQANLLLTSYSSNLIEELDWYRRRNEHLARIYDLHKQLSGMLDLASMVDAFSVWLMPHMRHDLVAYRNVARNRSHMVCSTHGPQRQELLDFANKIMNEKPAVGCGSCVDRPGLRYCFVDLNPDGPMEGILILHGATPEVESVLVPFIGEMTSELRGPLERALAYEDLYDQARRDVLTGLVNRRVFNERLEQEISKAQRYGTPLVMAGMDLDHFKAINDRMGHGEGDEVLRQVSRTLSGMVRDTDVLARVGGDEFSLILTNTDMTNARLLLERLCQSVTDLHIQAPGARQLGVSIGVACWERGESSTTFMARVDDALYRAKDAGRSQVSM; encoded by the coding sequence ATGGGCATCATTCTCAACCTGAAAAACCGGTCACTGGAAAGCCAGGCAAATCTGCTGCTGACCAGTTATTCCTCCAACCTGATCGAGGAACTGGACTGGTATCGGCGCCGGAATGAACACCTGGCCCGCATCTACGATCTGCACAAGCAACTGTCCGGCATGCTCGACCTGGCTTCCATGGTGGATGCGTTTTCGGTCTGGCTGATGCCACACATGCGGCACGATCTGGTTGCCTATCGGAATGTGGCACGGAACCGGAGTCACATGGTCTGCTCCACGCATGGTCCACAACGTCAAGAACTTCTTGATTTTGCTAATAAGATCATGAATGAAAAACCCGCAGTCGGATGTGGGTCCTGTGTGGATCGTCCGGGATTGAGATATTGCTTTGTTGACCTGAACCCGGATGGTCCCATGGAAGGGATCCTGATTCTGCATGGGGCAACTCCCGAGGTGGAATCCGTTCTGGTGCCGTTTATTGGCGAAATGACCTCTGAGTTGCGTGGACCTCTGGAGCGTGCCCTGGCCTACGAGGATCTTTATGATCAGGCACGGCGGGACGTTTTGACAGGCCTGGTCAACCGGCGGGTATTCAACGAACGCCTGGAGCAGGAAATCTCCAAGGCCCAGAGATATGGGACACCCCTGGTGATGGCCGGGATGGATCTGGATCATTTCAAGGCCATCAACGACCGGATGGGACATGGCGAGGGCGATGAAGTTCTGCGGCAGGTTTCCCGCACCCTCTCGGGAATGGTGCGGGACACGGATGTGTTGGCCCGGGTTGGCGGGGATGAATTTTCCCTGATCCTGACCAACACGGACATGACCAATGCCCGCCTTTTGCTGGAACGTTTGTGCCAGTCGGTTACGGATTTGCATATCCAGGCTCCAGGTGCCAGGCAATTGGGGGTGAGTATTGGCGTGGCGTGCTGGGAACGGGGCGAATCTTCCACAACGTTCATGGCGCGGGTTGACGACGCCCTGTACCGGGCCAAGGATGCCGGGCGTTCGCAGGTTTCAATGTGA
- a CDS encoding NTP transferase domain-containing protein — MISPIVDIHDVKSVTIHPQLWTAVVPAAGRGSRLASPLPKILYPILGRPILDWLLDSLGQVCSRFVFVLSPDNRSQVEPVLQERLGDACEVVIQETPTGMGDAVLLTRSVVKTPYTVVVWGDQVTLRQETLLACATLHEQRPHATLTLPSIVKENPYIHLQRDEQGRIQAVLQAREKEIKTATGENDCGLFLLTSAILYPTLERFRHSGAGLGNETREFNLLQSLPWFETGPGCVTTLRIHEVLDTLGVNTLDDVRTVEAELARRQAARQTASC; from the coding sequence ATGATATCTCCCATTGTTGACATCCATGATGTCAAATCGGTTACGATTCATCCGCAGCTCTGGACGGCGGTGGTCCCGGCGGCTGGCCGTGGTTCGCGGCTTGCGTCACCGTTGCCCAAGATTTTGTATCCCATCCTGGGTCGCCCGATCCTGGACTGGCTCCTTGATTCCCTCGGACAGGTTTGCTCCCGCTTCGTTTTTGTACTGTCACCGGACAATCGTTCCCAGGTAGAACCCGTCCTGCAAGAGAGGCTGGGAGATGCCTGCGAAGTGGTCATCCAGGAGACGCCAACCGGTATGGGGGATGCCGTCCTGTTGACCAGATCCGTCGTCAAAACCCCTTATACCGTCGTGGTCTGGGGCGATCAGGTCACCCTGCGCCAGGAAACCTTGCTGGCCTGTGCCACCCTGCACGAACAACGTCCCCATGCCACCCTGACCCTGCCCAGTATCGTCAAGGAAAATCCCTATATCCACTTGCAGCGGGATGAGCAGGGTCGCATCCAGGCCGTCTTGCAGGCCCGGGAAAAAGAGATCAAAACCGCAACAGGTGAAAATGATTGTGGCCTGTTTTTGTTGACGAGTGCCATTCTGTACCCCACCCTGGAACGGTTCCGGCACTCCGGTGCCGGCCTGGGTAACGAGACCAGGGAGTTCAATTTACTGCAATCCCTGCCGTGGTTTGAAACAGGACCCGGGTGCGTGACGACCTTGCGCATCCATGAGGTGTTGGATACCTTGGGTGTCAATACGTTGGACGATGTCCGAACAGTGGAAGCCGAACTGGCCCGCCGCCAGGCTGCCAGGCAAACGGCATCCTGTTGA
- a CDS encoding multifunctional CCA addition/repair protein, which yields MAGWQIYQVGGCVRDRLLGLPTGDVDRVVVGATPADLLALGYRQVGADFPVFLHPETGEEYALARTERKSGSGYKGFTTHFDPRVTLAEDLSRRDLTINAMAWAETTGLIDPFAGQRDLEERWLRHVSVAFVEDPLRVLRVARFAARFASLGFRVAPETLQLMKRLARSGELATLTPERVWQETRKALTTDAPAVYLRILDACGALPVVFPELAALQGQSQPPRYHPEGDAWEHTLLVLEQAARLSPDPQVRFAALVHDLGKGLTPRSLLPHHYGHEEKGVGCIESMCRRLRIPAHEQQIGVLTARLHMRVHLANQMRPKTIVRLLTDADAFRNPERFDRVLMACTADMQGRGMAQVDYPQARLLRAALAVCQNIDTTALLKQGLAGKAMGEAIRQERVRRVTQAMQQPRK from the coding sequence TTGGCCGGATGGCAAATCTACCAGGTAGGTGGTTGTGTCCGTGACCGGTTGCTGGGACTGCCGACAGGGGATGTGGACCGGGTGGTGGTGGGGGCAACCCCTGCCGACCTGCTGGCCCTGGGATATCGCCAGGTTGGGGCGGACTTTCCGGTCTTTCTCCATCCGGAAACCGGCGAAGAGTATGCCCTGGCCCGCACCGAACGCAAAAGTGGCTCGGGTTATAAGGGTTTTACGACCCATTTTGATCCCCGGGTCACCCTCGCGGAGGATCTGTCGCGCCGGGATTTGACCATCAATGCCATGGCCTGGGCAGAGACGACCGGTCTGATCGATCCGTTTGCCGGGCAGCGTGACCTGGAAGAGCGCTGGTTGCGACATGTGTCGGTGGCTTTTGTGGAAGATCCATTGCGGGTCCTGCGGGTGGCACGTTTTGCGGCCCGCTTTGCTTCCCTCGGGTTTCGGGTGGCCCCGGAAACTTTGCAATTGATGAAAAGGTTGGCTCGTTCCGGCGAACTGGCAACCCTGACCCCGGAGCGGGTCTGGCAGGAAACACGCAAGGCCTTGACCACCGATGCCCCTGCCGTCTACCTGCGCATCCTGGATGCCTGTGGTGCCCTGCCGGTTGTCTTTCCCGAACTGGCCGCCCTGCAAGGGCAAAGTCAACCACCCCGCTATCACCCGGAAGGGGATGCCTGGGAACATACCCTCTTGGTCCTTGAACAGGCTGCGCGATTGAGTCCTGATCCGCAAGTGCGCTTTGCGGCGCTGGTCCACGATTTGGGCAAGGGATTGACACCCAGGTCTCTCCTGCCGCATCACTACGGCCATGAAGAGAAAGGGGTCGGTTGTATCGAAAGCATGTGTCGGCGGTTGCGGATTCCGGCGCATGAACAACAGATTGGGGTCTTGACAGCCCGGTTGCACATGCGGGTCCATCTGGCCAACCAGATGCGGCCCAAAACCATCGTGCGTTTATTGACGGATGCCGATGCGTTTCGCAATCCGGAACGGTTCGACAGGGTCTTGATGGCCTGCACGGCGGATATGCAGGGACGCGGTATGGCCCAGGTGGATTATCCTCAGGCCCGGTTGTTGCGTGCGGCCCTGGCTGTGTGTCAGAACATCGATACGACAGCATTGTTGAAGCAGGGTCTGGCAGGCAAAGCCATGGGCGAGGCGATCCGGCAGGAACGGGTCCGGCGGGTGACCCAGGCCATGCAGCAGCCCAGAAAATAA
- a CDS encoding thermonuclease family protein translates to MNTAQKSRLPMILALPAQKSRLPVILALPAQKSRLPMIWILPVLALSFFPATGASEPQTSFPIVGTATVLDGDTLLVNGQKIRLHGVDAWEHGQTCPDEAGKPLPCGDMATSFLKKMVAGVPLYCLPLLRDKYRRHVGHCLLLGRDLGWILVEQGWGVAYTRYDDYYRQPELQAKNQHLGGWQGFPRYEPIPPEKWRIADRSKPSLR, encoded by the coding sequence ATGAATACGGCACAAAAATCCCGCCTGCCCATGATCCTGGCCCTTCCGGCACAAAAATCCCGCCTGCCCGTGATCCTGGCTCTCCCGGCACAAAAATCCCGCCTGCCCATGATCTGGATACTTCCGGTCCTGGCCCTGTCGTTTTTTCCCGCAACCGGTGCATCTGAACCCCAGACCAGCTTTCCCATCGTGGGCACAGCAACCGTCCTTGACGGAGATACCCTGCTGGTCAATGGTCAGAAGATTCGTCTGCACGGCGTGGATGCCTGGGAACATGGACAAACCTGCCCTGATGAAGCCGGCAAGCCACTTCCCTGTGGTGACATGGCAACCTCCTTTTTGAAAAAAATGGTCGCTGGGGTACCTCTGTATTGCCTGCCTCTTCTCCGCGACAAATACCGGCGCCATGTCGGTCACTGCCTGTTGCTTGGTCGTGATCTGGGCTGGATCCTGGTGGAACAAGGGTGGGGTGTCGCCTACACCCGTTACGACGATTATTATCGTCAACCGGAACTGCAAGCCAAAAATCAACACCTGGGTGGCTGGCAGGGTTTTCCCCGTTACGAACCCATTCCACCAGAAAAATGGCGCATCGCCGACCGCTCCAAACCATCCCTTCGATAG
- a CDS encoding HAD family phosphatase, with the protein MKIPENVQAIIFDMDGVLWDSSAAHAQAIQEVLDEIGLQMPAYHLIAGRRTNEMFAHLLQGAGRLPDATLVEKLTLGKQVRARQLLAETRPLFPHCQKVVRQLRKKYRLALASSASLASVRVFLEAAQLTDCFQVVLSGDEVLHAKPDPGIYLEALRRLQVTPEQALVVEDAITGIQAAQGAGIRVVGMTGTLTADQLRLYSVFAMINSLDALLADDISHC; encoded by the coding sequence ATGAAAATTCCGGAAAATGTTCAAGCCATTATTTTTGATATGGATGGCGTCCTGTGGGACTCCAGTGCCGCCCACGCCCAGGCCATTCAGGAGGTGCTGGATGAGATCGGGTTGCAGATGCCGGCGTATCATCTCATTGCCGGGCGGCGGACCAACGAAATGTTTGCCCATCTGTTGCAAGGTGCCGGTCGCCTGCCCGACGCCACGCTGGTCGAAAAACTGACCCTGGGCAAGCAGGTGCGGGCACGGCAGCTTCTGGCAGAAACCCGGCCCCTTTTTCCCCATTGTCAGAAAGTGGTGCGCCAGTTGCGGAAAAAATACCGGCTGGCCCTGGCCAGTTCGGCCTCCCTGGCCAGTGTGCGGGTGTTCCTGGAGGCGGCGCAATTGACGGATTGCTTTCAGGTGGTTCTCAGCGGCGACGAGGTGCTACACGCCAAACCGGATCCCGGGATTTACCTGGAAGCCTTGCGTCGTTTGCAGGTGACTCCCGAACAGGCCCTGGTGGTGGAGGATGCCATCACCGGCATCCAGGCCGCGCAAGGGGCCGGGATTCGCGTGGTCGGCATGACGGGTACCTTGACGGCTGACCAGCTTCGGCTATACTCGGTCTTCGCCATGATCAACAGTCTCGATGCCTTGCTCGCCGATGATATCTCCCATTGTTGA
- a CDS encoding GGDEF domain-containing protein produces the protein MIELDLHDENFRNLRLFQGVSPESVEHILKTCAIRRLQREEILLSPGQSNSEIFLLLSGSLRIHLETLGTPALTIIQPGECVGEMSIIDNEIASAFVVATDESRLLTIHQDALWQLIHVSHQVARNLLYILSRRMRFTNDVIVENSKRQTLLEHYARVDPLTGLYNRRWMDESLARQIQRCQHSDKPLSLIMMDVDRFKNFNDSHGHLSGDFALITLAQTMSEMLRPGDFAARYGGEEFIVVLPETSTADGLTIAERLRVSIAETDILTGDGSTLPPLTISAGIATSPPATSAEELIASADKALYQAKAAGRNRVISMT, from the coding sequence ATGATCGAACTCGACCTGCACGATGAAAATTTTCGCAATCTCCGGCTCTTTCAGGGCGTCAGTCCCGAGTCGGTCGAACACATTTTGAAAACCTGCGCCATCCGTCGTCTGCAACGCGAAGAGATTCTGCTTTCGCCCGGCCAGTCCAACAGTGAAATTTTTCTTCTTCTTTCCGGATCCCTGCGCATTCACCTGGAAACCCTGGGCACACCCGCCCTGACCATCATTCAACCCGGCGAGTGCGTCGGCGAAATGTCCATCATCGACAACGAAATCGCTTCGGCCTTCGTGGTGGCAACCGACGAGAGCAGGCTCTTGACCATCCACCAGGATGCCCTGTGGCAACTGATCCACGTCTCCCACCAGGTGGCCCGCAACCTGCTCTATATCCTGTCGCGCCGCATGCGCTTCACCAACGACGTGATCGTCGAAAACAGCAAGCGCCAAACCCTCCTGGAACATTATGCCCGGGTCGATCCCCTGACCGGGCTGTACAACAGACGCTGGATGGACGAATCTCTCGCCCGGCAGATCCAACGGTGCCAACACAGTGACAAACCCCTCTCCCTGATCATGATGGATGTGGACCGGTTCAAAAATTTCAACGACTCCCATGGCCATCTGTCCGGGGATTTTGCCCTGATCACCCTGGCCCAGACCATGTCGGAAATGTTGCGTCCGGGGGATTTTGCCGCCCGTTATGGCGGAGAAGAGTTCATTGTCGTCCTCCCCGAAACAAGCACTGCCGACGGATTGACGATTGCCGAACGATTGCGGGTGTCCATCGCCGAAACCGACATTCTGACCGGTGACGGTTCCACCCTGCCCCCCTTGACCATTTCCGCCGGCATTGCCACTTCCCCCCCTGCCACCTCGGCTGAAGAGCTGATCGCCAGCGCCGACAAGGCGCTCTACCAGGCCAAGGCAGCGGGACGTAACCGGGTCATCTCAATGACATGA
- a CDS encoding efflux RND transporter periplasmic adaptor subunit, with protein sequence MAGSPGSVAGFQGGGISGTDPNSPEATPERPGGMPVREIRGHLLPRQFTTLASEVAAKVEQITVREGERFKAGQPLIVFDCTQQKTQLNRATAVAASAERVLAANRRLVVLKAAGELETEMSALEAAKARGDMQVIKATLEKCQIVAPFAGRVAEQKIREQQFAQPGQPLLEILDDSKLELEFIAPSHWLTWLKVEQTFQMHCDETGKSYPAQVSRLGARVDPVSQSMKIMARINGSFPELVSGMSGRILLRPPP encoded by the coding sequence ATGGCCGGATCTCCCGGAAGTGTGGCTGGTTTCCAGGGAGGCGGAATCTCCGGAACGGATCCGAACTCCCCGGAGGCAACACCTGAACGGCCCGGAGGAATGCCTGTACGCGAAATTCGTGGCCATTTGCTGCCGCGCCAGTTTACCACCCTGGCCAGCGAAGTGGCGGCCAAGGTGGAACAGATTACCGTGCGGGAAGGGGAGCGGTTCAAGGCGGGCCAGCCTCTGATTGTCTTTGATTGCACGCAGCAAAAAACCCAACTGAATCGCGCCACGGCTGTGGCCGCTTCCGCCGAACGGGTCCTGGCAGCCAATCGCCGCCTCGTGGTCTTGAAAGCGGCAGGCGAGTTGGAAACAGAAATGTCGGCCCTGGAAGCCGCCAAGGCACGGGGCGATATGCAGGTGATCAAAGCCACCCTGGAAAAATGTCAGATTGTGGCCCCCTTCGCCGGGCGGGTGGCCGAACAAAAAATTCGTGAACAACAGTTTGCCCAACCCGGCCAACCCCTCCTGGAAATCCTGGATGATTCAAAGCTGGAACTCGAATTCATCGCCCCCTCCCACTGGTTGACCTGGTTGAAGGTGGAACAGACGTTCCAGATGCACTGTGATGAGACAGGCAAAAGTTATCCTGCCCAGGTCAGTCGTTTGGGGGCACGGGTGGACCCGGTCAGCCAGTCCATGAAAATCATGGCCAGAATCAATGGATCATTTCCCGAACTCGTATCGGGTATGAGCGGGCGGATTTTGCTGCGTCCACCCCCTTGA